Proteins found in one Labeo rohita strain BAU-BD-2019 chromosome 11, IGBB_LRoh.1.0, whole genome shotgun sequence genomic segment:
- the dido1 gene encoding death-inducer obliterator 1 isoform X6, translating into MEESVSPELTQAPEPEPSQDPVDTSSQEPTPVSEEVKDQNDQGDVSEDKVEDPDKSTKPSREFKKTWGFRRTTIAKREIPGEMAAETPEGKGAPVRRSGRQAKRTDKLEEFLVTVKRGRGTGRRSCPSRLEGGDPPSQTPTDAETASEASFDGNADAKIEEQKAASPEKKKRGRGRTRRPVKPKTSVGSVSDDGSSENEEKAAGEVTKDTQEQVETVAGAEDGKDVEAKEELVKDVVMKEEDGEEECNKNKEKTSNESINRRPTRAVSKDAKRDTKAKVGAKLRNEKKEEDDDDEDDDEETSSSESDSDGYDPNALYCICRQKHNKRFMICCDRCEEWFHGDCVGISEARGRLMERNGEDYVCPNCYTQKGQFSKAGPSTAAAENGKRPPAGLRKSETSLATPSSTAAATTEEKASDDLGIKGRIEKATNPSGKKKIKIFQPQVTAVEGSSLPKCIGPGCERDALPDSVYCGNDCILRHAAAAMKTITTDGKDSKQKERGRPKAQKKTTNKSPNKRKSVRERRSSNQGEEEESESGTEEDDDDDDEDKHAEEHPPPPAMSSWSSDHNYIAVTPEKTTPISASVLNKTSAPKDKEKEDNEEVKTEKETASADKKPPALNVVPKGGKKSPGSKGTKAATAATSPLPKGKPTITPLSSGRELRKQPVPIQGKAKKPGPPPPPIPVLSPPGGPGSRHHVSGALRVSKSTFTIPKKQPQAGQKESAEPGPSPTARTPPSPVSSTQHLAPKPTQPAAPPAPPQPPPNNQMRSNIRRSLTDILYKRVSDSDDLSMSENEVGKLAVSIEKEMFNLYMNTDNKYKNKYRSLMFNLKDPKNKGLFYRVVGGEISPFRLVRLSPEELLSKEMSDWRKSEISESLDMSGRSQSGQHKSGSRQESAPPDVDMEEAPPMSDGDVCMPATSQSPHLASAADSQEDTRPTSAPVSTGKGSSMPDIFSSMLKDTTAEHRAHLFDLNCKICTGQKLADDEPPSKKSKMSVPKKPEPSFKSKSELRPSKSPAEPPQASSLSGLETPLPDSTSVMEDPSSVFPVVQVPVAAAVPAVSSVTITRRDPRTAGHRSSVPQIVPDVVVPAVAANVPVSVEPVVVEAKGPLPMPPPAPTSIPRPVVPKSSSYGSSTTSASETTPEGETALFLSGQEMMWKGFINMHSVAKFVTKAYMVSGSFEHIKEDLPDTIHIGGRISPHTVWDYVGKLKTSLSKELSLIRFHPATEEEEVAYVSLFSYFSSRKRFGVVANSNKRIKDLYLIPLSSKDPLPAKLLPFDGPGLEPARPNLLLGLLICQKDKKRPGAPLENEEKRSKTLRDDETGLPKPSTASKSEIKQDKVHRSSLDAISTTPPGTPPPLSASESSSSVPSVFSILSSVKAPGVSTSTGSNSPSSNVSAASTASSTPLQTILKTLFGKKKQDSDVSLSPSDQSAVDVSVPSVSLLDPIVQQFAITKGKEVEVQDDRPYDPEEEYDPAVGYGTENTHDTTKVPAAVKQAEVTSVMDDVAYDPEDDSLFDEVGVDPSTKKLTEEKQVDEQKHEEPVHQQIPETLISQPVTSLLANSQLLQLGKKVEELVAKSSAAPVINQRRDPRQSRDPRQAAASRRQTCDSTEAEEEASLTTDKPSPQQGTVTETSPTQASTVADTQTAQPDSTEDASVEEPYATTDIPVLQVTATLDSVQPAIQHPEASQSEEGGESEEESKSEELPFLDTKGTEVSIPLLGEKIDPELVESYMEKEPEEEPKTKNEPIESEIKSFEEVWPNSASILKAEQVSSIGQTVSKADQTSSIGQPIETTATTYYNISTISTSSTSLHSGVPQDVIQDNSSYMDSHSSHIQHIPTTNPANIPPPMSFPPPIGPPPILGPPPLQGPPPITVPPPMHLPPPMSAPPPMQIPPMQGPPPPLGDKDHSPYPPPASYPPFQNQWGSNSQFDAAPRGPPPPNFTPRGPPPFQPLGQRVPPPQIFDNSINSIPQHIGPRGPPPGPLPPGPPPSFDGQRFNGPPPPFNFSAPRGPPPPFPGPPPNHFDNRAPPPSHFPGPRGPPPIHNIGDHGPPSNMSRGPADQFEDGGNAYHQGIEKPQIPSQGPPFRGPLPNHFDGRRGPPGPSGEMSGQRFPPPNQFRGSPQHRGSFEEPRGTSSQDFERHRGPSMQQFGGPRGPPPGHYDKEPVGQPTRFNYNDDTPSDVRDVRPVRGPLLPTPPEGPIPIPGRIGGHSPDSHRDDHWRRHSPEMRRRRDSEPHNRPSRFDGGSRDRDASSRLSEERQRDLSEDRRRDREREGGHREGGRSWGWNREHEYDRGRERDRERDRSRERDRERGRSRERDREHSRERDRSRGRESDRHRDGDGDKRRDRDRDRDRGREREQDRKDHDRDRAKNRDRERDRDRDRDSRDRRRERSRSRERERGKDRDRRDRDRERDKDRGKEKDRDRRDRSRSKEKKDDKKERSDSSRAKSTESENPS; encoded by the exons ATGGAGGAGAGTGTGAGCCCTGAGCTGACTCAAGCCCCTGAGCCTGAGCCCAGCCAGGATCCTGTGGATACCAGCTCACAAG AACCAACACCGGTCTCGGAAGAAGTCAAAGATCAAAACGACCAAGGTGATGTTAGTGAAGACAAAGTAGAGGACCCTGACAAATCCACAAAGCCCTCACGTGAGTTTAAGAAGACTTGGGGCTTTCGTCGGACTACAATTGCTAAGAGGGAAATCCCTGGAGAAATGGCAGCGGAGACACCAGAGGGCAAAGGCGCCCCGGTGCGTCGCAGCGGCAGGCAGGCGAAGCGCACGGACAAACTGGAAGAGTTTCTAGTCACTGTGAAGCGAGGAAGAGGAACGGGAAGGAGAAGTTGTCCCTCACGACTCGAGGGAGGAGATCCTCCGTCCCAAACCCCAACCGATGCCGAAACGGCCTCCGAAGCCAGCTTTGACGGAAATGCAGATGCTAAAATTGAGGAACAGAAAGCGGCCTCAccagagaaaaagaaaaggggTCGGGGAAGGACGCGGAGGCCGGTGAAGCCTAAAACTAGTGTGGGATCGGTGAGTGACGACGGCAGCTCTGAAAACGAAGAAAAGGCTGCCGGCGAGGTAACGAAGGACACTCAGGAACAAGTTGAGACTGTGGCCGGTGCTGAAGATGGAAAGGATGTGGAAGCAAAAGAGGAACTTGTGAAGGATGTGGTGATGAAAGAAGAGGATGGTGAGGAGGAGTGTAATAAGAACAAAGAGAAGACCTCAAACGAATCCATAAATAGACGTCCTACTAGAGCAGTCAGTAAAGACGCCAAAAGAGACACTAAAGCCAAAGTAGGAGCGAAGCTCCGCAACGAGAAGAAAgaagaggatgatgatgatgaagacgATGACGAAGAGACCTCGTCCAGTGAGTCTGACAGTGATGGTTATGACCCTAATGCACTTTACTGCATCTGCAGGCAGAAACACAACAAAAG GTTTATGATCTGCTGCGATCGCTGTGAGGAGTGGTTTCATGGCGACTGCGTTGGCATCTCTGAGGCACGTGGCCGACTGATGGAAAGAAACGGAGAGGACTATGTCTGTCCGAACTGCTACACACAGAAGGGACAGTTTTCCAAGGCTGGTCCCTCCACAGCAGCTGCAGAGAATGGCAAACGGCCACCAGCTGGCCTTCGTAAAAGTGAGACTAGCCTTGCTACACCATCTAGCACTGCTGCAGCCACCACGGAGGAGAAAGCTTCTGATGACCTGGGCATCAAGGGCAGGATCGAGAAGGCTACCAATCCTAgtgggaaaaagaaaataaagattttCCAGCCG CAGGTGACTGCAGTCGAAGGATCTTCCCTTCCCAAGTGCATCGGCCCTGGCTGTGAGAGAGATGCGCTCCCTGACTCCGTCTACTGCGGAAACGACTGCATACTCCGACACGCCGCTGCCGCCATGAAGACCATCACCACGGATGGAAAGGACTCTAAACAGAAAGAGAGGGGCAGGCCCAAAGCACAGAAAAAGACCACAAATAAATCACCAAATAAG AGGAAATCCGTACGGGAAAGGAGGTCGTCTAACCAAGGGGAGGAGGAGGAGTCCGAATCTGGGACTGAGGAAGATGACGACGACGACGATGAAGACAAGCATGCAGAGGAGCATCCGCCGCCACCAGCCATGTCATCCTGGTCCAGTGACCATAATTACATTGCAGTAACGCCAGAAAAGACTACACCCATATCAGCATCTGTGTTAAACAAAACGT CTGCcccaaaagacaaagaaaaggaGGACAATGAAGAAGTAAAGACAGAGAAGGAAACAGCTTCCGCTGACAAGAAGCCTCCGGCTTTAAATGTTGTTCCCAAAGGCGGGAAGAAGTCTCCTGGCTCCAAGGGGACAAAGGCAGCTACTGCTGCCACCTCCCCTCTTCCCAAAGGCAAACCAACTATTACACCTTTAAGCAGTGGAAGAGAGTTAAGGAAACAGCCTGTACCCATACAGGGCAAAGCAAAAAAGCCAGGACCTCCCCCACCACCGATTCCGGTTTTATCACCTCCAGGCGGCCCTGGATCTCGCCACCATGTCTCTGGAGCGCTCCGCGTAAGCAAAAGCACCTTTACTATCCCCAAAAAGCAGCCGCAGGCTGGGCAAAAGGAGTCAGCAGAGCCTGGTCCCTCTCCAACCGCTAGAACCCCACCTTCACCAGTGTCGTCCACCCAGCACTTGGCCCCTAAACCAACCCAACCtgctgcacctcctgctcctcCACAGCCACCACCCAACAACCAGATGAGATCCAACATCAGACGATCTCTGACTGATATCCTGTATAAgag GGTCAGTGACAGTGATGATCTCTCCATGTCTGAGAATGAAGTGGGAAAGTTGGCTGTCAGCATTGAGAAGGAGATGTTTAACCTTTATATGAACACTGACAACAAGTACAAGAACAAGTACAGGTCTCTTATGTTCAATCTAAAGGATCCCAAAAACAAg GGCCTATTCTATCGTGTGGTTGGTGGCGAGATCAGTCCTTTCAGGTTAGTGAGACTGAGTCCAGAAGAGCTTCTTTCCAAAGAGATGTCCGACTGGAGGAAATCAGAGATCTCTGAG AGTCTGGATATGAGCGGGAGATCCCAGTCAGGACAGCACAAAAGTGGATCTAGACAGGAGAGTGCTCCCCCAGATGTGGACATGGAGGAAGCTCCTCCCATGTCTGATGGAGATGTATGTATGCCTGCCACTTCCCAATCTCCCCACTTGGCTTCTGCTGCT GACTCCCAGGAGGACACACGGCCCACTTCTGCACCAGTGTCTACTGGGAAAGGCAGTTCAATGCCAGATATCTTCAGTAGTATGTTGAAAGACACTACAGCAGAGCACAGGGCTCATCTCTTTGACCTTAACTGCAAGATCTGTACAG GCCAGAAGTTGGCAGATGATGAACCACCGTCTAAAAAATCGAAAATGTCTGTGCCTAAAAAGCCAGAGCCATCTTTTAAGTCTAAATCGGAGCTGAGACCATCTAAATCCCCTGCTGAACCCCCTCAAGCTTCCTCTCTTTCTGGTCTTGAGACACCCTTGCCTGATTCCACATCTGTGATGGAGGATCCAAGCAGTGTATTTCCTGTGGTTCAGGTCCCAGTCGCTGCCGCCGTACCTGCAGTCTCTTCGGTTACAATAACTCGGAGGGATCCACGTACTGCTGGTCATCGCTCGTCTGTACCTCAGATAGTTCCTGATGTTGTTGTTCCTGCTGTGGCAGCAAATGTTCCTGTCTCTGTTGAACCTGTGGTTGTGGAAGCAAAGGGTCCTTTGCCTATGCCTCCTCCTGCCCCAACATCTATACCCAGACCTGTAGTCCCGAAATCATCTTCTTATGGCTCCAGTACTACCAG TGCGTCAGAGACCACTCCTGAGGGTGAAACCGCTTTGTTCTTGTCTGGACAAGAGATGATGTGGAAAGGATTCATAAACATGCATTCTGTTGCCAAGTTTGTCACAAAAGCCTACATGGTGTCAGGATCGTTTGAGCATATTAAGGAG gaCTTGCCTGACACTATTCATATTGGTGGTAGAATATCGCCACACACTGTATGGGATTATGTGGGAAAGCTGAAAACTTCTCTGTCAAAa GAGCTCAGTCTCATTCGTTTCCATCCGGCAACTGAAGAGGAGGAGGTGGCGTATGTGTCTCTGTTTTCTTATTTCAGTAGCCGTAAGCGGTTTGGGGTTGTGGCGAACAGCAATAAGCGCATTAAAGACCTTTACCTCATCCCTCTGAGCTCAAAAGACCCACTTCCTGCGAAGCTTCTGCCATTTGATGGACCAG GGCTTGAACCAGCTCGCCCCAATCTCCTTCTGGGGTTGTTAATTTGCCAGAAGGACAAGAAGCGTCCAGGAGCTCCTCTGGAAAATGAGGAGAAACGTTCTAAAACTCTAAGAGATGATGAGACAGGACTTCCAAAACCATCCACTGCTagtaaatctgaaataaaacaggaCAAAGTTCATCGATCTAGTCTGGATGCCATAAGCACAACTCCCCCAGGCACCCCTCCACCCCTCAGTGCCTCAGAGTCTTCAAGTTCTGTCCCCTCTGTGTTTTCAATACTGTCCTCTGTGAAAGCACCTGGTGTTAGCACTAGCACAGGCAGTAATTCTCCATCCTCCAATGTCTCAGCAGCATCTACAGCTTCTTCCACACCACTTCAGACTAtcctaaaaacactttttggtAAGAAGAAGCAAGATTCTGATGTCTCGTTATCACCTTCAGATCAAAGTGCTGTGGACGTCTCTGTGCCTTCTGTGTCCCTGTTAGATCCCATTGTACAGCAGTTTGCAATAACCAAGGGTAAAGAGGTAGAAGTACAGGATGATAGACCATATGATCCTGAGGAAGAATATGACCCAGCTGTTGGCTATGGTACAGAAAATACCCATGATACAACAAAAGTACCTGCCGCAGTTAAGCAAGCAGAGGTCACCTCTGTGATGGATGATGTAGCTTATGACCCTGAGGACGACTCTCTTTTTGATGAAGTTGGGGTTGATCCAAGTACTAAGAAATTAACAGAAGAAAAACAGGTTGACGAACAAAAGCATGAGGAACCAGTTCATCAACAAATACCAGAGACTTTGATTTCTCAGCCTGTTACATCTCTGTTGGCTAACAGTCAACTGCTGCAGCTTGGTAAAAAGGTTGAAGAGCTGGTGGCAAAGAGTTCGGCTGCTCCAGTTATTAACCAGAGAAGAGACCCAAGGCAGAGTAGAGACCCTAGACAGGCAGCTGCAAGTAGAAGACAAACATGTGATTCCACAGAAGCAGAGGAGGAAGCTTCTCTTACTACAGACAAACCATCTCCACAACAAGGTACAGTGACAGAGACATCACCAACACAAGCAAGCACAGTTGCAGATACACAAACTGCACAGCCGGACTCTACCGAGGATGCATCAGTAGAGGAACCTTATGCAACCACAGATATCCCTGTATTGCAAGTCACTGCCACCTTAGATTCAGTGCAGCCTGCCATCCAGCACCCAGAAGCATCCCAGTCTGAGGAAGGGGGCGAGAGCGAGGAAGAAAGCAAGAGTGAGGAGTTGCCTTTTCTTGATACAAAAGGCACAGAAGTTTCTATTCCGTTACTAGGAGAAAAGATTGACCCGGAGTTAGTCGAAAGCTACATGGAAAAAGAGCCTGAAGAGGAACCCAAAACGAAGAATGAACCCATTGAATCCGAGATCAAAAGTTTTGAGGAGGTTTGGCCTAATTCTGCCAGTATTTTAAAAGCTGAACAAGTTTCATCCATCGGACAGACTGTTTCAAAAGCAGATCAGACTTCATCAATTGGGCAGCCTATTGAGACCACTGCAACCACATATTATAACATTTCAACCATCAGTACTTCATCCACATCTTTACACTCAGGAGTGCCACAAGATGTCATCCAAGACAACTCATCTTACATGGATTCTCACAGTTCCCATATACAGCACATACCAACAACAAATCCTGCCAACATTCCACCTCCAATGTCTTTTCCTCCTCCTATTGGTCCTCCACCAATTCTTGGTCCACCTCCCCTGCAAGGCCCACCACCAATCACCGTTCCACCCCCCATGCATCTCCCTCCTCCAATGTCAGCACCCCCGCCAATGCAGATCCCCCCAATGCAAGGTCCACCACCTCCCCTAGGGGATAAAGATCATTCTCCGTATCCACCACCTGCATCGTATCCACCTTTCCAGAATCAGTGGGGTAGCAATTCCCAGTTTGATGCTGCTCCAAGAGGGCCACCTCCTCCAAATTTTACACCAAGAGGACCACCTCCATTTCAGCCATTGGGTCAGAGAGTTCCTCCTCCTCAGATATTTGATAATTCTATAAATTCAATTCCTCAGCATATTGGACCAAGAGGCCCACCTCCAGGGCCTCTACCACCCGGGCCACCTCCAAGCTTTGATGGACAAAGGTTTAATGGGCCTCCACCTCCTTTTAACTTCTCTGCACCCAGGGGCCCACCTCCACCATTTCCTGGTCCCCCTCCAAATCACTTTGATAACAGAGCTCCACCACCATCCCATTTCCCTGGGCCAAGAGGCCCACCTCCAATTCATAACATTGGAGATCATGGTCCTCCATCTAATATGTCAAGAGGGCCTGCTGATCAATTTGAAGACGGTGGAAACGCTTATCATCAGGGAATAGAGAAGCCCCAGATACCTTCACAAGGGCCTCCTTTTAGGGGACCACTGCCAAACCACTTTGATGGACGAAGAGGACCCCCTGGACCTTCAGGTGAAATGTCAGGACAGCGATTTCCACCTCCAAACCAGTTCCGTGGTTCACCTCAACACAGGGGATCATTTGAGGAACCACGGGGAACTTCATCTCAAGACTTCGAAAGGCACCGGGGACCATCAATGCAGCAGTTCGGTGGCCCGAGAGGTCCACCACCAGGACATTATGACAAGGAACCTGTTGGTCAGCCAACACGATTCAACTACAACGATGATACCCCAAGTGATGTTCGAGATGTCAGACCTGTTCGTGGACCTCTGCTTCCAACACCTCCTGAAGGTCCCATCCCAATACCGGGCCGTATAGGTGGACACAGCCCAGACAGCCACCGTGATGACCACTGGAGACGGCACTCCCCTGAAATGAGGAGGCGAAGAGATTCTGAACCACATAACCGTCCAAGTAGATTTGATGGTGGTTCTCGTGACAGAGATGCCTCCTCAAGGTTGTCTGAAGAGAGACAGCGTGATTTGTCTGAAGATAGGAGGAGAGACAGAGAACGAGAAGGTGGTCATCGAGAAGGTGGACGATCATGGGGCTGGAACAGAGAGCATGAGTATGACCGGGGCAGAGAAAGGGACCGTGAAAGAGACCGAAGCAGGGAAAGAGATAGGGAGCGGGGCCGCAGCAGGGAAAGGGACAGAGAACACAGTAGAGAGAGGGATCGCAGTAGAGGCAGAGAGTCTGACCGACATAGAGATGGAGACGGAGACAAGAGGAGGGACCGGGATCGAGACAGAGACCGTGGCAGGGAGAGAGAGCAAGACCGAAAAGACCATGACCGAGACAGAGCAAAgaacagagacagagaaagagaccGTGACCGAGATCGAGACAGCAGAGACAGGAGAAGGGAACGCTCAAGGAGTCGTGAACGGGAACGTGGAAAAGATCGGGACAGAAGAGACCGGGACAGGGAACGGGACAAAGACAGAGGCAaggagaaagacagagacaggCGGGACCGAAGCAGgagcaaagaaaagaaagatgaCAAAAAAGAAAGATCTGACAGCTCAAGGGCGAAGTCTACAGAATCTGAAAACCCATCTTGA